From Sporohalobacter salinus:
ACATAAAACTAAAGCCTGTACACTTTTATCGTTTCCATCTATTCTCTCTAAAATTGGAATTCCAAAAGCAGCAGTTTTTCCAGTACCAGTTTGTGCCTGTCCTATTACATCTTTTCCTGCTAACAGATGAGGAATCGCTTCTGTCTGAATAGGTGTAGTTTCCTCAAATCCCATATCCTCAACTGCCTTATTTATTTCCTTAGATAAACCCAACTCTTCAAATTGTTTCTTTTTCATATTTATTTTCACTTCCCTTTAAGATAAATAAAAGTTATCCATTTACTAAAAAGGACAACCTATATGATTATAACAACTAATTGAGCAAAAGAAAAGCTATTTTTAAATAAATCTTCCCTAAGCCTCATTATTATCTAATGAAAACTCAGGGAAAAATGATTATATAGCTAAATATTAATTACCAATTATTATAGTGAATCCGAGTCTCATCATACCTGTCAATTGGTGCTTTTTTCTCAGCAGGCTTCCCAAGCGCAACTGCAGAAAGGGGAATAATATTCTCCGGTAAATCAAATAAATCTCTAATTCCATTTTCTCGATCTTCATCTGGATGAATTCCTACCCAGACAGAACCTAAATCTTTCATTTCAGCAGTAATTAAAATATTCTGTGTTGCTGCTGAACAGTCTTGTACCCAGTAGCCATCATACTTTTCTAATTCTATATCACCACAAACTAAAATCGCTACTGGAGCCTCTCTTAACATTTCAGCATCAGAGTGCAAATCAGCAATTTGATTTAAAATATTTTGATCCTCAATTACAATAAAATGCCAAGGCTTTTCATTTCCTGCTGAAGGAGCCGACATAGCTGCCTTCAAAAGTTGATTTATTGTTTCCTCAGCTATATC
This genomic window contains:
- a CDS encoding nitroreductase family protein, yielding MEAILSRRSVREYTSEDIAEETINQLLKAAMSAPSAGNEKPWHFIVIEDQNILNQIADLHSDAEMLREAPVAILVCGDIELEKYDGYWVQDCSAATQNILITAEMKDLGSVWVGIHPDEDRENGIRDLFDLPENIIPLSAVALGKPAEKKAPIDRYDETRIHYNNW